In the Cannabis sativa cultivar Pink pepper isolate KNU-18-1 unplaced genomic scaffold, ASM2916894v1 Contig7, whole genome shotgun sequence genome, GTACGAAAGACCACAATATGAAAACAAAATAGGGACCTTCAAGAACAGGTTTTATACATAAAAACATACTATCCCAGATTCCCAGCCCCGGACTAAATTGGAGAGTAGAACTCATTCACAGATTAACCTTACAAAGAATACTGAAATAAAATGCGACCAAGTCCTCCTAAATACCAAAATTTGATGATCATGCTACATTCTAGATATATTAATCTATATTACCCAACAACATTTAAACAAGAATCATGAAATAACCTGAATGCAGGAACTTTGAGAGGCTGCAAAGCATGAAATGCATTTGCAAATGCTGTCAAAATCTGCAGCAGAAAAAAGAaggttaaaatataaaaaacaaaatgTAATCATTTGTAGTGCAAGTGATATCTGATAAGAGAACCATATAGACCTGAAAGTTTGCGCCATCTACAAGGGGGTCTATGGAGCCAAGATCCTGAAGCCAATTGATAAACAATCTAAAATATGGTCTTGGATTAAAAGATGATTTCTTCTCTTCAGCATCTTTTTGAATGAATCTGACAGTAACTGCTAGAATCTGCCAAACATTATACATGTCAAACAACCAAAACATAATAAATTAGTCAATACTCTGAACTTAATAATCAATTTTTCTCACCTTAGACAAGAGAAATGGTTTATTGGTTCCCTGCTGCAagaggaaattatttatttagaatTCAGATCTTATTGCAAAAGAATTGAAAAAACACTGGAAATGTGCTTGCTGAGTGGGATGCCTACTAACCTTGAGAATTGAAAAGACGATTTTTGCATAAATATCAATTGCAAGAAATGACAAACTCTGCCCTTGAAGAGGTGCTTGCAATGTGCCTGAATTAATCACCTCAGAAGATAGGCAATGCGCAACAGAAAGTTCCTAAAACAGAAAAAAGATGAGGCCATGGCTCTTGTCAAATCATAACTAGCCTTTCCAAAGAAAGAGATCTCACTGTGAGGAGGCGGAAAAATCTCTCTGTCACGTCATCCCCTTTCAGCAGTCCATTTTGATGCAGCTGTAAAATGTAATGTGCACACGCTGCATCATTAGCACCAGGAAGTTCACAAATCCTGTACCACTCTGCAAACAGCCTCGAAACCTAACAAAAAGAAAAGCATTAGAGATGAGTTTCATGAGCATAAATGCCGTACAACTCTTTTCATATTAATTTCCATGGGTATCGAGTTACTCTGCTCTACCAAGTCAGAAAAACAAATCCTAAATAGCTCCCTCCCCACCCCCTAACACTACCAGAAAGAGATAATGATAACATCAGAAGTAtatatctaatatatttataacaataataataaaaagaaaaaacaattaaaaaatcatCTTCCCATAAAAGAGAGAAAAGGGAGTCAGCTAAGTAGAATTTCTCTATGGTTTGCATATTGCATATTCCCATACAACACTATCAACTTCAACCACCATTCCGAGTGTAAAAGTACATAGAAGAATATTTTATCCTCATTCTAGTGCTATTATCcatctaagaaaataaaaaatctagtTATCATCAAAGGTGAATGTTACTTAATCAATAACATAAATTATAAGGAATATACTTGGAAACTAAATGTCATGATACCTGCTCACGGAAACCAGCAGGATCTGGTTCAACAGACTCTACACTACTCAAGTCTTCCTTAACCATAGAGAGACCAGGAGCCTGTTAACAAAATACAAAGTTAAATAAAAGAATTGTTGAAATAGGTTACacacaaaagaaaaaatttgaccAAGATGTCTTTACTGACTTTCTTGTCTCTAGATTGTCGAGCCTTGTCATCCTTCCCAACATTAACACCAGAAGAAACAGCCACATTTGCTGAAGGATTCTTGACCATCTCAACCAACTGTTGCAATGACTCGGGAGACCCAGGCTTTGAAGCAAGCTGTGTTTCAGAATGATAAGTAAATGAGTTTATACATCAATATGCAAGGACATTCACTCATGCAAGACTGAACAAGTACAAACCTTTGCTAATGCATCTACAAGATTATGAAGTTCCGAAATTACTGTAGATTCTTCTACTGCCAATATTTGAAGAAGCGAAATAGCAAACTCCGTTGCAGCCTCTGCATGTTTAATGCActtagtaatatttttaaatgcAAGAAATAAAAGGAAATCAAAACAAAATCTTCTACATACTATTCCTTCCTCCATCAATAAGTTTTGCCATATGCACATTATACTCTGCAAGGTTTAACAATTCACTACGGATAAGGCCAACAGTAATATCTTTGTTAAACTTTCGCTCCTCGTCTGAATAAATCACCTGCGCAAAGTTGAAAAGTATTTGATCAATACAACCAGAATGTCACACTTTATAACAACAGAAATGGATACCAGCTCATTAAACTAAAGAACTAGGCAAACTCCAGTCCTTTCACCAGCCCAGAAAGCTGAAGACTTCGCAAAAATGATTAAAATGAAATAGATCCATAAAACTTCTTGCCAACATAATATCATCTGAGAGAGTCTACGTGGTAAACCCACAATATAAAACATGATTCAATGTTGAATGAGCATACCCAGCTAGTGAGCTCCTTGACAACTAGCTTGCACACATCCCGAATAGCAGTAAGGATCGTGAGAAGAGAACCAACATGAACATGGTTTGATGCATTTTCATATAAACCCTTGAAAACCTGTACCAAAATTTGAAACAATCTCAAGATATTGACATGTTGGGGCCAAACAAATGACATATCATCATCACTTGGGAATGAGTTAGCTAATTTCGTTAATCACTTGTATAGTTTTTAAagtagaaagaaagaaaaaaaattgcaataaGTACTACGAACCTTTTGAGCAACAGCTAAGGCAGCTTCATCACGGCTTACGCATCTAAGTATGATCTCTGGAACTTCAGTAACAATTCCCTGTAAACATGTCCCCCAAAAAAAGGATTTAAATAACACCCTAATGCAAAGTTGATGAATGTACAAAGTCAAACAAAAAGCATAAttacacataaaataataatataaaaaattaatgataaaaAGGATGCCATCACAGAATCAAAACATGATATTGAAAGATCATAACACATTGAATGGAACCTTCAAATTAACATTCTTTACCATatctgattaaaaaaattaaatacctgAATTTCTGCTTCTCTAGCTTCATTAGTTATCAAAGATTCAAGCTGAAACAATCAAAAAGGAAGTCAGCTACTACGTTATATAAAATCCTCCGTGGCAGAATAGAATCCATTTGCAAGAAAAACAGGTTCATTTTTGCACCAGGACCCAAGAATATTGAAATGCAATGGGTAAGGCCAGAATGTTACAAAAGATCATAACCTTTCTCACAGAAacgaaaataaaaattgaaagttGTGGCAAATTAGAAAACACAATCCCACATTTCAgaagaaaaacaagaaaaaaaaattcttatgtCCAAAGACCAACATAAACATTGGCTTGAATGTGAAGCAAACTAAACAACCTTAGATAAGTAATGGgaccataaaataaaaaatagatggGGACAAAAAAGCATGCAGAACCTTTTGTGAAACAATCTGGTATTTATCCAACGCATCCCTCGTACTAAGTGAAGGGTCTGATAAGCTACTTCCAAGACGCTCACCAGCAGCAGGTGAAGGCAATGGCTGCGAAGAAGTTCCAGATTCCTGGTAATAAATTTAAAGCTTGAAGTTTAATTTTCAGAACCATAAACAAGCTCATTTTCAACATCAATATGTGAGCATCCAACCTTAGCAGCATCAGTGTACTCCACTGAATGTAACTCAGGCAGAGAAGAAACAGTAGCAAATGAACCAACGACAGGATCACTTTCAGAACTATGTTGGGTAACAGCTTCAGCCACACCAACATGCAATGAGGAAGCACTGAAAATCCCAAAAAGGTAAGCAATTAATAAGTTGAAAAAGAAACAAATTCTGCTGAAATAAGAACAGAGTCAATCCTCAGTACAGCCTCCTGATCTTGTTTCGCGCACAAAGTCTagtttgttcaaaaaaaaaaaattgacgaTGGTGAATATTACAAACCTAAGATGCAGAGCTGAATTAGTAGAATCAATAGCCTCGTCCACTGGACGGGAGACAGAGTCAAAACCCAAGCTTCCAGATGCAGAAGAATATGCTGGACTAAGTTGTGTTGAAGCTGTACCATAAGCACCAGCTAGACCAGTATTTGCAGTTGAAGCAGAGGCACCAGCAGGCACAGCATGCGAACTCTGACTAGACTGATTTTGCAAAGGAAGCCGGACAAAGTCCTAAAAACAATAACAGAATACAAGATCTGAGTACATTAAAAACAATTTCCTATTAAAAGGAATGCACTAAGTACACCAATCGACAAGTGCTAACCTCATATACTCTCTGTTGAGAAAGCGACAAATGACCAGGTTTAGGACGAAGAGACTCTGGCACAACACCCATTGATCCTTGAGTGTACACGTTAGCATCAAAAAAGTTGGCGCCAACACCGTCTCTATGGTTCCTCCTCAATGAAAGTTGTTGATTTATTTCTCCATCAATGCTTTGTATGGCCTACACATGCAGGCACAATCAGCATAAAGACTACAAAGCCACCAGTGGGTGACATTCAAGTTATAAATAAAGAGTTATATGCTTCTTCATAAATCACCAATTACTCagccaaaatatatatatatataatagagagACACAAATGGATGTTTTTGGTCATAGGCATAGCTTGATGCTATCACCTCCTCTTTAGGTCCTAAGTTCGGATCCCCTCCCccaatatcaaaaaaaaaaacacaaaaaagcaTAGGCTTTTAATTTAAAGTGAAGTTCAGATACTGCTTCAACTCAGTGCAATGGTAATAAGTTGGTTTCAATGTAGAGCAGCAGGCACCTATACATGAGAAATGACAATGACAAGATTTGGGATGGATTTTATAGTTGAATGATAAAGATGCTCATCTATGATCACCAGCTTCACAAGTGAATCTCTAATGTCCAGAAAATAATGATCACCAGCATCTATCAGCATCATTTGTACACAAACGTAAGGAGCTAAACTGTCCTCACATTCTCTTCAACTTATTAAAATAAATCTTCTgttgagtttttttttcttttttagtcaAATCATTTTTCTTTAAGCAAGAGCTGAGCAAAATGTTCCCAAAGGCAAATCGTCCTATAGTATCACATATTGGAACAGAAAATTGTCTTTAGATATCTTATATGATATTacctaaatttattttatttccaatGTAATAGCAATAATAGTTCCCTAAGGTGGTGTttagttggaggtaatgaaTTGGAATAGAATGGAAAAcaaaacaatttttattccattcctttgtttagttgcattttaaagtattagaatatCATTTCAATGGAATGACTTTCCCATCATTTTGGTGGAATAACTATTCCATTTCGAAGTGGAAGGAAAGACCATTCTAATGCaagatgagaaaaaatttaataatttttttatgaattttttatgcGATTTAAATATGATTCCCTTCAATTCCTATTCCCACTCCTATTCATATTCCTATGTTTTCATtccttccaaccaaacgccacctaaatgtCCAAATGGCACATGAATCTTCATCAAAAGTAAACAATTTGATACTCGGCTCTAAACTCTAAACTCATGcaaacaaattaatatatttgtttAGCAAAACAAACCTTATCGGTTGCAGCCTGCTCAATGACTGCACAGCCAAGATCCAAATTGTCATTGGTAACAATTTGAACTGCTTGTTCCAGAAGTTCACTAGCAAGATTCAAACCCTGAAGTGAATTCCTCAGTTGACTCAGTATAGAAGTTCGCAAGGGTTCCTGCCCATCAAACAACAAACATAGTTCTAAACACACGATTAAGGAAGAAGAAGTTGGGAAGAACAAACAAAGAAAGAACTTCTtggttaaaaaaatatacaaaaagaaaCAAGTATGTCCCCCACCTAGAAACAATAAACATTGAATTGGggtaaaaaaaaaccaaatatctaaaaagaaacaagtattttccaaaatgcacaataagattaaaaaaaaccTTGCACGTCACATGCGCTAGACTTCCTGCCAGACTTGCAACCATCAAGTGTGCTGCATTGAATATACGTGTTTCATCCGATTCCATGGCATAATCCTACAAATGCAATCAATTAATTATAGTGAAATATAAAACGTGGAAATCAGAAGGCTACCTAACTGAGAAACATATCTAAGATGATGTAGCTCCATTATTATACAGAAGATGGCATTAGGCTAAGCATCTCTAGAACCGTCAGACGTGAGAGAAAACTCATTTGAACAATGTTAAATTATAGCAAAAGAACTTGCcacaaactaaaaaaaacatAGAATAAGCCAGTAAACAAAGATGAAACCATTCAACATTGAAGGTACCAAACTACAGAACAAGTCTGGGCTGTACCCATTTCTTAATTAATCATGTATGTCATCATATAAAGAAGAATGAACCAACCTTTAAAACAAGTTCCTTAGTTGTCTGGGTAGCTATAGAAACACTACGTTGAACAATACTAGGCACTATCTCTTTAATAGCTCTATCCATCGCGATCGGAACAACTCTACAAAATACAAGAGAGATTAGTGTTAACAACACCCAAGCAGTTttacacccaaaaaaaaaagagcggggggggggggggaaagGTATTCATAGCACCTCTGAAAATGCATGTGCAAGCCCAACGCACTAAGCTTCTGGTTGATGATGACATGAGTACCAATGTTAGGTACTGGTGTGGGAAGCTACAAACAGAAGAAAAAGAGACGTGAAAGTTCTCATCAATGATTCAATCTAATTGCTCTTCACATAATAAAGGAAAGTAAAAGAGAGGAAAGAAGGATACCTGACTAACAGAGAATGGTGACTGAGGAGTAGCTTGTAGCAGTCCTTGTGCAGATGGAAGCTGATCAGACAATCCTAAAGCTGCCAACTTATCATCCTCCATTAATGTACCAGACGAAAGATGTAGAGGAGCAGCATACTAGgccaaaaaacaaataataaaacattAGAATATCAAACCAAAGAGAACCCAGAAAAAGTTATTGCTGGCAAAACCAACCTGAGATAATAAATGAGGATGTCCTGCAGAATTAGATGAAGGAGCAACCTCAAGTGGTAGCTCAACTTGATTTAGTGGAGACATTAGGGTTGATTTAACTTCAGCAACCATTTGAGGTTGCGATGCTCCCACATCTTTATTAGAAAAATCAGGATTTCCTTCAACTTCTCTCTTGCGATCCTTCAGAAGGGCAGTTGGTGTTATCTCCTTCAAATCCACATTTAGGTTTTTGAATAGAACCTGAGACAAAAAATTAGCAAAGTTTGattaaaaaacacacacacacacatatacataGGATCAACCATTGGTCAGAGAAACTACAGCATAACTAGTACCTCAATGTCGAATTTCAGATTCATTTTCAAGTTTGGCATCGAATAAATTTCAGCAAGTAATCCAAGAATTCCCATAGTCCAGGGATTGGGAGGTTGATATGCTAGACTGACATTGCATGGTTCCAGGACCTGCAAGTGGCGGAACATTAGCCCTACATCACCTAACTCAGAATGGCAGGCATGATTAGTataaagtatatatttatagttataTACCTTTGATGTGAATGGTATTACAGCAATCATCAAGCCCTTCTCATATGCCTGTGGAGACAATGAACATGAGCAAAATAACCAAAAAGAATAAAACAAAACAGGAGGAGAGTAATGAGGGCACACAGAAAGGAAAATAGCTGACAAAATTAGTACCTCTATAATCAAGGATTTGGGATCTATTTCCCGAGCCCGTAAAACTTGGTTTCTTCCAATTGTCAACTTTCCAAGCCAGCTtcctaaattttttaataatgaacGCTCTTCTGAACTTGATTTTATTAGCTCTGACCCCAAAAGAACCTAAATTGCGCAAAAATGTTAAAGTCCAACGCATCAAATCAAGTATAAAAACACAAAATGCTCAATATTAAACTTGTCAGACATAACCTTGCAGTTCTCATAAGTGGCCTGAATAATCTCTTTATTCAAGGCCTTTGCATTTACTTTGTCCAGGAATTTCAAGTACAAATCATGAAAATTTGGCTCAATACTTGCCCTGTAAAAATAGTTTCAGGAGATTTAATGAACTTTTGAACATAATATAATTGACGTTCAACTGCTAGAATCAACTGATCACAAAAGTACCAGGGCTTTATTTCACATATCATAATATGTTttatactaaaacaataataagacTCTTGGAAAAGAAAGATTCTTCTTCTATTGTTTTAAATGTGTAATCAGCTCACAAATTGAAGACCCTGACTAGTTTTTTGACTAACTGGAATGTTCGAAAaactccaaaaattaattactttgtGCTAAGTGATACCTAAATATATTTAACAGAGCACATGTATACATATACCATGTCtaaataacataatttttttacaatgcATGGCATTTCAAAAAGTCTAACCTTTTCATAACCATGTATTGTGCAAACCATGGATAGTGCTGCTCTTTCAATATGTCAATGAATTCCTTTGATTTAGCTTCAAGATTAGCAGaagaaatattattaattataaacgAGATCTTGTCCTGAACCTCTGATGCTGGAGCCTGTTAACAGAACATGGGAGTTTATTTCAGATCAAGAAAACATAAAGTAACAAAACAAAATAGACTCATGATTTCCTTTCTCCCAAGGCAGTTGATGGGTCTGCACATCTGCCATACAAAGGTATGCAATACATTTCTAacattgaaatttaaatttcttcaAAGAGCCAAAATTTATTGGAACATGTATATTTTTAACAAATTATATATTGAAGCTAAAATGCATTCAATGATAGAAGTTTCAATATAATCTTAAGGAAATGGATGCTGAAAGCTATATTAGGTAAGTTCAAAAAGAATATCTGAGCAACAGAATATGACCCTACTATTATAATAAactgtaataaaattaaatacctCTATAGGAGTATCCCTTTTCTCCGCAGCAGCAACTAATGTTTCAATGTTCAGAGCTGACCCAAACCCTGTATGATACGATGTTTAAAAAGGCACCCACACTCAAAGAAGGAATACAAGAAATGACAAAAAAGAGGGGAAATTACTTGTGGAAGGAACTCCTCTTGTAGAACGAACAAATCCTTGGGTAGAAGAAAGCATTGCCGGAGAACTAGTTGCACTATGTAACTGCAGTTTTTCAGTAACATAACACTTAGGTTGGACATTAGATTACTACATGAAGACAAGAGCATGTACtaaatatttttgaataatCAAAGCTTACTTTCTGAGCACTACTAGCTTCACCAATAGGAGCACCTGGTGTTTGCACGACAGAAGATAAAGGTGGTTTGTCATTGGATGAAGCCACAGGGACCTTATGACGCTCATCAAAAGAGCTATCATGTCTCTGTTGAAGCTGCAGAGAAGAAGAGAGTTGCTGCCCAGAGTGCATGGTACCAGGGACATTCAACTGTAACTAACCAAAATTGTGTTAGGCAATCATTCCATCTAATGTTTtctaaaatgtatttttaaattTCCATTTCAACAAACAGTAGCAATAGAACTGAAGTGTGGTTGTACTgcaaaacataaattaaaaaaatgatgcATTGACTGGCATGCTAGCTTAAAAATAAGATGCGTCAAAAGGAATCTGTCTATAGTGCCACAAGAGTGTTATCtatattatgattatatattCATACCAATATTGACTAGACACgccttataataattaatactaaaGTAATAGTGATAGTGAAATATGTGGAGCACAAACAGCTAGTAGCATGAGCTTGGTGATGGAAACCTAAAAAAATTAGTGCATGAAGCATATTTTCTCACGTTCAAACCATGTCAGTAAACAGAAAGTCATCATGCTACAATGAAGTAAGGCACACTTGAGAAGAAAAGCATAGTATCTAatggaagagaaaaaaaaaagatggcaACCATGGCTTTCGTCCTCTCTCTACCCATTTAGCCAAATTATATTGCATCACACAAGACAAGAAATAGGAATCACGACTTACATCCATATGTCCTGATGCCACTTGATATGGGCCATGGTGATGAGCAGAAGAAGCCTGGTTGCCCCCTTCAGAGTCTGAATGACCTGATGAAATCCTAGCTAGAGCTTGTTCAATGAAAGTAACTAGCTCTAAATGAGTACTACGTAGATGGGAAATTTGTAATATATGGTTGCAGTATTGCGGCCACTCTATAAGGCGATCCACAAACTGCTCCAAAGCCTTGGTACCAAACACAAACATCTGCATGTCAAGAGAGGGAAAAGAGCATAAGCAAAAATAAAATACCAAGTGAATGAAAGAAATTCAATAATAGATACAAACTTTTGAATCAGCAGGTTTGCGCAATGCATCCAGAACACCGCGTAGAGCAATCCCAAGTGGAAGATGAGTTACAAGTTGATGCTTGATAACAGAACCTAGGATATACACCAACACCAGAGTATACAAAATTTAAATCAACTCAAAGACATAGTTGCCATAAAATCaatgaaattaaaatatgattggCTTCATAGGAGTAAACCACAATAAGGGTATGCACATAATGTATATCGATATGAAAGACAAAGAACCAATGAAAACGAAATGCAATCAGCTTGAGTGCATAATTCAGATACGTAAATTTAATTGACTTTATAAGATCATGCTCTAGAGATCAAATGTAAAGATAAGAGTAATTCAGATATGTTAATCTAACAGTCAATTATTTAGGAAGTATTAAAGCTACATCTTTTCTTCAAAGAAATTTGATGATTGAATGCAATGCATCATTACAAAAGCATTTGAATAACTAACTAAATAAGATCATGCTCTAGAGATCAAATGTAAAGATAAAGTAAGTAAAATGCCAAACTGATCCATTATTGCTATTTGAGCCACTAAAAAACAATGCTATCTATCAGCACAGGAAGAAATTACTATCTATAAGCATCAACCTTATACTTTAAAATCAAAATGAATGACAAGAAACAGTCATTTCATAAACACCaggaaaattatatgaaatccATAAAAATGCTACAAACTCACCAAAAAGAATGGCTGCAATCTTCAATTGCTTTTCCGGATACTTTGGAAAGAACATGTACTCCTCAAACAGATTTGCAATCATGcactcaaaaattaagttctTCCTGTAAGTTTGTGCAACAATGTCATCTATTACTTCTCAAGATATATACATGAACATTAGTAAGTGATATCAACATATCAGGACATCTATAAACAAAAAGATTCTCTAACAAATGGTCACAATCAAAACATAAAACATGTGCCAAACAGGAAAAATATCTGGCATCATATTTTCTTGAAGTTTTTGTTGTTTACATCAATGCCGCACAACTTGGAATCAATGTAAAATTGAAAGATAAGTGATGATTCCTCCTCAAGAACAAGCAAAAACATTCATAATTAAAAGGTTTGCAATATGAAGAACGCAAAcaacataattatttatatgtc is a window encoding:
- the LOC133033427 gene encoding uncharacterized protein LOC133033427 isoform X4 — protein: MLKFSSTTANQIRFVLQSLTEANADSVIQDLSQFVEYETEGRILLLQTCLDHLNRYRTDAKNATLEIVVAAIFKCLLDRPNFSTVFCESLRNSEISEAILENFSNALHLSASEKICIGLALSDSENSDTRICGKNFCMAQIEELCANPVALNSSEQILNIIMFLQQSEGLSKHVDSFIQMLSLVQPKDVSQFVLTPSVSDEQREANFLKNMDLLHEGEDNDFDAILAEMEKEMSLGDIMKELGYGCTVDASQCKDILSLFLPLNEITISKILGTITCSHAGLEDSQNSFSTFGMALGCNTLSELPSLNSWNIDVLIDTIKQLAPSTNWIHVIENLDHEGFYIHNQEALSFFMSVYKRVSQEPFPLHAICGCVWKNTEGQLSFLKYAVSAPPEVFSFSHSQRQLENFGPNIQVGHANHAWLCLDLLDVLCQLSERGHASTARSMLDYPLQHCPEVLLLGIAQINTAYNLLQHEVSAIVFPTIVKNSMASSIILHLWHVNSKLVLRGFADAHKCDLDIITKILDLCQELKILSPVLDMTPSSFSIKLAALASKKELVDLENWLSGNLNTYKDIFFEECLKFLKEIQFGGSHDFSTRPFQHSGAISNLYADATSTFLKALKSHTGLITSSQLSEELERLDVSIVDSNPRLQNGGTADSSTDGYADDIEAEANSYFHQMFSGNLTIAEMVQMLARFKESSVNRKNLIFECMIANLFEEYMFFPKYPEKQLKIAAILFGSVIKHQLVTHLPLGIALRGVLDALRKPADSKMFVFGTKALEQFVDRLIEWPQYCNHILQISHLRSTHLELVTFIEQALARISSGHSDSEGGNQASSAHHHGPYQVASGHMDLNVPGTMHSGQQLSSSLQLQQRHDSSFDERHKVPVASSNDKPPLSSVVQTPGAPIGEASSAQKLHSATSSPAMLSSTQGFVRSTRGVPSTRFGSALNIETLVAAAEKRDTPIEAPASEVQDKISFIINNISSANLEAKSKEFIDILKEQHYPWFAQYMVMKRASIEPNFHDLYLKFLDKVNAKALNKEIIQATYENCKVLLGSELIKSSSEERSLLKNLGSWLGKLTIGRNQVLRAREIDPKSLIIEAYEKGLMIAVIPFTSKVLEPCNVSLAYQPPNPWTMGILGLLAEIYSMPNLKMNLKFDIEVLFKNLNVDLKEITPTALLKDRKREVEGNPDFSNKDVGASQPQMVAEVKSTLMSPLNQVELPLEVAPSSNSAGHPHLLSQYAAPLHLSSGTLMEDDKLAALGLSDQLPSAQGLLQATPQSPFSVSQLPTPVPNIGTHVIINQKLSALGLHMHFQRVVPIAMDRAIKEIVPSIVQRSVSIATQTTKELVLKDYAMESDETRIFNAAHLMVASLAGSLAHVTCKEPLRTSILSQLRNSLQGLNLASELLEQAVQIVTNDNLDLGCAVIEQAATDKAIQSIDGEINQQLSLRRNHRDGVGANFFDANVYTQGSMGVVPESLRPKPGHLSLSQQRVYEDFVRLPLQNQSSQSSHAVPAGASASTANTGLAGAYGTASTQLSPAYSSASGSLGFDSVSRPVDEAIDSTNSALHLSASSLHVGVAEAVTQHSSESDPVVGSFATVSSLPELHSVEYTDAAKESGTSSQPLPSPAAGERLGSSLSDPSLSTRDALDKYQIVSQKLESLITNEAREAEIQGIVTEVPEIILRCVSRDEAALAVAQKVFKGLYENASNHVHVGSLLTILTAIRDVCKLVVKELTSWVIYSDEERKFNKDITVGLIRSELLNLAEYNVHMAKLIDGGRNKAATEFAISLLQILAVEESTVISELHNLVDALAKLASKPGSPESLQQLVEMVKNPSANVAVSSGVNVGKDDKARQSRDKKAPGLSMVKEDLSSVESVEPDPAGFREQVSRLFAEWYRICELPGANDAACAHYILQLHQNGLLKGDDVTERFFRLLTELSVAHCLSSEVINSGTLQAPLQGQSLSFLAIDIYAKIVFSILKQGTNKPFLLSKILAVTVRFIQKDAEEKKSSFNPRPYFRLFINWLQDLGSIDPLVDGANFQILTAFANAFHALQPLKVPAFSFAWLELVSHRSFMPKMLTGNGQKGWPYIQRLLVDLFQFMEPFLRNAELGVPVHFLYKGTLRVLLVLLHDFPEFLCDYHFTFCDVIPPSCIQMRNIILSAFPRNMRLPDPSTPNLKVIDLLAEISQSPRILSEVDAALKAKQMKNDVDEYLKTRQGSSFLTDLKQKLLLPPSEVAAAGTNYNVPLINSLVLYVGMQAIQQLQARTSHSQSSQNVPLAVFLVGAALDIFQALIVDLDTEGRYLFLNAVANQLRYPNTHTHYFSFILLYLFAESNQEIIQEQITRVLLERLIVNRPHPWGLLITFIELIKNPRYNFWNRGFIRCAPEIEKLFESVSRSCGGPKPVDESMVSNWVSENAH